The Gossypium hirsutum isolate 1008001.06 chromosome D07, Gossypium_hirsutum_v2.1, whole genome shotgun sequence genome includes the window TTAGATATCTAATACTATCAAAATCTTCGCTTTCGAAACGAAGAATATCTTATCATGACTGCAATTCAGTTTCCTTGCATAAACACTGGTACCATTCATGCGAACCTGCTCTAGATATGACCATTCTTCATAAAAGCACAATCTACAAGCATTGACTGGcaacatataaaaatatcatcTTCCCCTCATTAGATGCCTTTTTcggaaaaagtaaaataaaataaaatcgtgAGAATGATCTTTACCTTCAAAATAAACAATACCTCATCACCAACAGAGTCCAACAATCCTTACCCAAACATCTTTTAGGCAACAACTCCAAAATGTACAATACCTCATCGAGAATGAATACCAATCGCCGTGGGATCCATTGACTTTGAACTTGCTCTCATGGAGGACCCCATCCATGAAAGAAGGGTTCTATCGTGCATAGAATTTGACTATCTTTGTCTTTAAAATATCAGCAATGTTAGAATATATAACATGCCACAATTCCTTTTTATGTTTGACTTTCTTAAATGTGAACAGGCCACTAATGACTACATGGATCCACCATTGCAGCAACTCGTAGGACTTttaatttgataatcaattaaACTCCAAGTCAACTCcttcacatatatatactcagCTTAATGACTTCCTCTTCTTCTATCTCAATCCAAAACATGCAGCACCCTCTATTGTTTTCcattttcttcctctttttcttcCTTGGATTTGCATCTGCAGGTAAACAAAGctccattttctttatttttcccctTCTTTGGCTTTGCATATAATTGTTACACGTGTAAGACATTCACTTTATTCACAGATTATCTTCAGAATTCCGACTTTGAGTCGCCACCAAAGAACTTGACCGGAAACAGCAGTGTCCCGTTTGTGTTGCTGAATGAAAACAACACGATCCCAGGATGGACATTCCAAGGGACAGTTCAGTATGTAACAGCTGGTCGAATCATGGCGTTGCCAGATAATGGACATGCCATACAATTGGGTCAAGATGCCAAAATCAACCAGACTTTCCAAGCCAACGGCGATTACATGGAATATATACTTACATTTACTTTAGCTCCAGGTGGTCAGAATTGTTCAGCCAATGCTAATATAATAGTTTCAGGACCAGACAATCAGGGGATCTTCTCTTTCAAGCAGCATTATGGGAAGCAAGCATGGCAGAGCTATGGCCAGTACCTAGGTCTTAGCGGTCAGGATGAAACAGTTAACCTCGTCTTTGAAAGCCAAGCAGTTGAATCTGATGATAACTCCACATGTTGGCCGGTCATCGACTCATTACTTGTCAAAGCAGTAGAAAAACTGGTTCAAAGCAAAGGTACTAACAATTGCTCCTAACATTCAGATGGAATCTGGAATATGTTGAAGATTTTTTCCATTATCCTCCCTAACAGCTTTGCATATTTTTGTTGGACACAGATAACCTGTTGCTGAATGGAGGATTCGAATTTGGCCCGGAATTCTTAAGCAACTCCACTCAGGGGATTCTACTTGATTCTGCATTAAGTCCAGTTCAATCACCGTTAAGACAATGGGCTGTGGTTGGGACAATCAAATATATAAGCTCCAAGCACTTCTTTGTGCCCCATGGCAATGCTGCAGTGGAGATTGTATCAGGTATTTCAGCTGGCATACATACCGAAGTAACACTTGCAGAAGGTTCTGCATATAATCTGGAGTTCACACTAGGAGATGCTAACAATGCCTGTGAAGGAGATTTTATCGTAGAAGTTCAAGCCGGATCAGTAGCTCAGAATTTTACGATAAGAAGTAATGGGACAGGATCAGCAGAGAAATCTTTGATCAAGTTCAAGGCAGGTTCAAGAGCTACTCCAATCATTTTTTCAAGCTTCACAAGAAGTCAGACAAAAGATGGTATCTTTTGCGGTCCTGTGGTTGACAATGTAGTCTTGCTCTCCTCCAATGGCCTGATAATCATAATCAATCCGAACATTTTGATTTCTCTGTTATTGCTCATAGTGATTCTATGGTAATGAGCTCTAGCATATGCAATTCTTTAGCTACTTAGTTGAGCAAGCCTTTTCTGTTGACATCAAAATTCTGTTTCACGAAGTGAATTAGAAACCCTTTGGTGAACTTGCACCAATCTGTAGTGGAAGCAAAGAACCTCAATCCCTGAATGGAGTAACAGTTGTTTCTGCGGAAAATTatatgccaatgccatatctaTTAAGTTGGGAACAGTGGAAAATTCAGGGCACACTGTAGAAAATATTAATCAAGCAAGCATTGTATTTACTACaggatttaaaagaaaaaaaaatgctataTTTGCTTTATCCTTTTGGATAACGATATACAGTATTCTGTTCTTTTGAGTATGAAGCATATGTTAAAACGATCTCTATCATAGTTACAAAGATGAACTATATATAATTCTCTTACCGTAAATTTAGACTCTAACTAATTGTGGTTCTTTACAGACAAATGTTTTACCACAGCTAGAGATGCTCTGGGCAAAAGCTTCCTCCATTTTCTGTGTTCTTTCTGTCTGGCAAAGCATCTTCTATAAACATAAAGGGAACCAAATCTTGCTAGGCAAAGTCAAAATCTGGAAAAACATCCAAAAGAAAATTCTGATTTAATATAAGAAAAAGCATAAGTTGCAATTTGTATGTGTTTATTACTATAGGTCATGtattaaaatgaaacaaatgcaagGTAATAGCAATAAAAAAACTGTGAATGGTGAGTTGCAGGCTCTTTGTTATTCAGGAAAAAATAGACTGTACtgtaaaacataggaaagaaaaagaTATGCGGGTAAAATATTCTGAAAATAACCATGCAACACATACCTATTAAAGCTATTTTCAACTTTGACTTTCTCAAGGTCCAGACCAGAGCTAAACTTTTTCTACAACGTTCATCTGAGTTGCACGTTTAAGAAGGCTTCTGTATTCATTACTTCTTGACCACTCATCAATCTCACGTGCACGTAGAACAGGCAGAGGATGTGAAAGTTGCCGCGTTTGAGCATTTCTGGACATCATTAGTTAATTAGACACAACGAAAAGGAAAATTCTAGGCCAATTTTTAATGCTTTACCTTATATAGTACCCAACTGGGCTCGAAGAAGCTTTATCATAAGAGCGAGCTTGCTCTAAAAATGCATCCACATTTAGCTGATCAGCCATTGATGGGCAGCCACCAGCTAATTTCATCAAAACAGAGATGACAACCTCTTGTAGGTGCACCACAAAGAAAATCAGATAATGAAATCTCAACTATATAATTGCAGATTGTGTTGGCTCAGAGAATGATATTTCATACCTTGGGATCTTGTGCAACGAGAAGGGCTGCACGATCACAAGTAAGCTCTGCTGCCCTAACCCAACGG containing:
- the LOC107904817 gene encoding uncharacterized protein — translated: MTSSSSISIQNMQHPLLFSIFFLFFFLGFASADYLQNSDFESPPKNLTGNSSVPFVLLNENNTIPGWTFQGTVQYVTAGRIMALPDNGHAIQLGQDAKINQTFQANGDYMEYILTFTLAPGGQNCSANANIIVSGPDNQGIFSFKQHYGKQAWQSYGQYLGLSGQDETVNLVFESQAVESDDNSTCWPVIDSLLVKAVEKLVQSKDNLLLNGGFEFGPEFLSNSTQGILLDSALSPVQSPLRQWAVVGTIKYISSKHFFVPHGNAAVEIVSGISAGIHTEVTLAEGSAYNLEFTLGDANNACEGDFIVEVQAGSVAQNFTIRSNGTGSAEKSLIKFKAGSRATPIIFSSFTRSQTKDGIFCGPVVDNVVLLSSNGLIIIINPNILISLLLLIVILW